The following are from one region of the Streptococcus sp. 1643 genome:
- a CDS encoding peptide ABC transporter substrate-binding protein: MKKSKAKYLTLASVVLSAGILLSACGNSSSATKTYNYVYSSDPSSLNYLAENRATTNDIVTNLVDGLMENDQYGNYVPSLAEDWTVSQDGLTYTYKLRKDAKWYTYEGEEYAPVTAQDFVTGLKYAADKKSEALYLVQDSVAGLDDYINGKTTDFSTVGVKAIDDQTVQYTLTRPESYWNSKTTSTILFPVNADFLKSKGDDFGKVDPSSILYNGPFLMKSFVSKSVIEFKKNPNYWDEKNVFVDGVKLAYYDGSDQDALARNFVEGVYSYARLYPNSSSFEGIKEKNKDNIIYSMQNATSYYLNFNLDRKSYNFTSKSSDIEKKSTQEAVLNKNFRQAFNYAYNRTAYGAQSQGEDGATKIIRNLVVPPTFVSINGKDFGDVVSEKMVNYGQEWQGINFADAQDPYYNPDKAKAKFAEAKKELEAKGVQFPIHLDVSVDQSAKKGVLEASSLKQSIESVLGAENVVIDIQQISTDEFNNSSYLAQTAAQKDFDIYNGGWSADYLDPSSYLDILNVNNGGMLQNLGLEPGEVNDKAKAVGLDTYTQMLEEANKEQDPAKRYEKYAEIQAWLVDSALAIPNVSQGGTPTLRKTVPFSSPFSQAGNKGVESYKYLKLQDKTVTADEYEKAKEKWLKEKEESNKKAQEELAKHVK; the protein is encoded by the coding sequence ATGAAAAAGTCTAAGGCCAAGTATCTGACACTTGCAAGTGTCGTGTTAAGCGCAGGTATCTTACTGAGCGCATGTGGAAATTCAAGTAGCGCTACTAAAACATATAACTATGTTTATTCGAGCGATCCATCTAGTTTGAACTATCTTGCAGAAAACCGTGCAACAACCAATGACATCGTGACCAATTTGGTGGATGGGTTGATGGAAAATGACCAATACGGTAACTATGTTCCATCGTTGGCAGAGGATTGGACTGTTTCTCAGGACGGTTTGACCTATACTTACAAATTGCGTAAGGATGCAAAATGGTATACTTATGAGGGTGAAGAATACGCCCCTGTAACGGCCCAAGACTTTGTGACAGGTTTGAAATATGCTGCTGATAAAAAATCCGAAGCCTTGTACCTGGTTCAAGACTCGGTAGCAGGTTTGGATGACTATATCAACGGGAAAACAACTGACTTTTCAACTGTCGGTGTTAAGGCGATTGACGACCAAACGGTTCAGTACACTTTGACACGTCCAGAATCTTATTGGAATTCTAAAACAACTTCAACCATTCTCTTCCCTGTCAATGCAGATTTCTTAAAATCAAAAGGGGATGACTTTGGTAAGGTAGACCCTTCTAGTATTTTGTACAATGGACCTTTCTTAATGAAATCTTTTGTTTCAAAATCTGTTATCGAATTCAAGAAAAATCCCAACTACTGGGATGAAAAAAATGTCTTTGTGGATGGTGTGAAATTGGCCTATTATGATGGTAGTGACCAAGATGCACTAGCACGTAACTTTGTAGAAGGAGTCTATAGCTACGCGCGTCTCTATCCAAATAGCTCAAGCTTTGAAGGCATTAAAGAGAAGAACAAGGATAACATCATCTATAGTATGCAAAATGCAACTTCTTATTACTTGAACTTCAACTTGGACAGAAAATCTTATAACTTCACTTCTAAGTCCTCAGATATCGAAAAGAAATCAACCCAAGAAGCAGTTCTGAATAAAAACTTCCGTCAAGCCTTCAACTATGCTTATAACCGTACTGCCTATGGAGCACAATCTCAAGGGGAGGACGGAGCAACGAAGATTATTCGTAATTTGGTTGTACCTCCAACATTTGTAAGTATCAACGGAAAAGACTTTGGCGATGTTGTTTCAGAAAAGATGGTCAACTATGGCCAAGAATGGCAAGGAATCAACTTTGCGGACGCGCAAGATCCATACTACAATCCTGATAAAGCTAAGGCTAAATTTGCGGAAGCTAAGAAAGAATTGGAAGCTAAGGGTGTGCAATTCCCAATCCACTTGGATGTATCAGTTGACCAATCAGCTAAAAAAGGTGTACTTGAAGCAAGTTCTTTGAAACAATCCATCGAATCTGTTCTAGGAGCTGAGAATGTGGTTATCGATATCCAACAGATATCAACAGATGAGTTTAACAACTCTAGCTACCTCGCTCAAACTGCAGCTCAAAAAGACTTTGATATCTATAATGGCGGTTGGAGTGCGGACTACTTGGATCCATCAAGCTATCTAGATATCCTAAATGTCAATAACGGCGGTATGTTGCAAAATCTTGGTCTAGAACCAGGTGAGGTCAATGACAAGGCTAAGGCAGTTGGTCTGGATACTTACACTCAAATGTTAGAAGAAGCGAACAAGGAGCAAGATCCAGCAAAACGTTATGAAAAATATGCTGAAATTCAAGCTTGGCTCGTTGATAGCGCCCTTGCAATTCCAAACGTTTCTCAGGGTGGGACACCGACCTTGAGAAAGACAGTTCCATTCTCATCACCATTCTCACAAGCTGGAAATAAGGGTGTCGAATCATACAAGTATCTCAAGTTACAAGATAAGACTGTAACGGCTGATGAGTATGAAAAAGCTAAAGAAAAATGGCTGAAAGAAAAAGAAGAATCAAATAAAAAAGCCCAAGAAGAACTGGCAAAACACGTTAAATAA
- a CDS encoding cystathionine gamma-synthase, whose protein sequence is MSKELHINTILAQAGIKSDEATGALVTPLHFSTTYQHPEFGQSTGFDYTRTKNPTRSKAEEVLAAIESADYALATSSGMAAIVLAFSVFPVGSKVLAVRDLYGGSFRWFNQVEQEGRFHFTYANTEEELIAELEKDVDVLYIETPTNPLMLEFDIAKLAKLAHAKGAKVVVDNTFYSPIYQRPIEDGADIVLHSATKYLAGHNDVLAGVVVTNSLELYEQLFYNLNTTGAVLSPFDSYQLIRGLKTLPLRMERSTANAQEVVAFLKDSPAVKEVLYTGRGGMISFKVVDEKRIPHILNSLKVFSFAESLGGVESLITYPTTQTHADIPAEVRHSYGLTDDLLRLSIGIEDARDLIADLRQALEG, encoded by the coding sequence ATGAGCAAAGAACTACACATCAACACAATTTTGGCCCAGGCTGGGATCAAGTCAGATGAGGCTACAGGTGCCTTGGTAACACCGCTTCATTTTTCAACCACTTATCAGCATCCAGAGTTCGGTCAGTCTACGGGATTTGACTATACTCGTACCAAAAACCCAACTCGCAGTAAGGCGGAGGAGGTTTTGGCGGCAATCGAATCAGCAGATTATGCCCTAGCGACAAGCTCAGGAATGGCTGCGATTGTACTGGCTTTTAGTGTTTTTCCAGTAGGAAGTAAAGTCTTGGCTGTTCGTGATCTGTATGGGGGTTCTTTCCGTTGGTTCAACCAAGTCGAGCAGGAAGGCCGTTTCCATTTTACCTATGCCAATACAGAAGAAGAGCTGATTGCTGAGTTAGAGAAAGATGTGGATGTTCTCTATATTGAAACACCAACTAATCCCTTGATGTTGGAATTTGATATTGCCAAACTAGCCAAACTAGCTCATGCCAAGGGTGCCAAGGTAGTGGTGGACAATACCTTCTACAGTCCGATTTACCAACGTCCGATTGAAGATGGTGCGGATATCGTTCTTCATTCTGCCACCAAGTATTTAGCAGGGCACAATGATGTTTTGGCTGGGGTGGTTGTGACTAATAGTTTAGAACTATATGAGCAACTTTTCTATAATCTCAATACGACAGGTGCGGTCTTGTCACCATTTGATAGTTATCAGTTGATTCGCGGTCTTAAAACTCTACCTCTTCGTATGGAACGTTCTACAGCCAATGCCCAAGAAGTGGTTGCTTTTTTGAAGGATTCACCTGCTGTCAAGGAAGTGCTCTATACTGGACGTGGGGGTATGATTTCCTTTAAAGTAGTGGATGAAAAACGTATTCCTCATATTTTAAATAGCCTCAAGGTCTTCTCATTTGCAGAAAGTTTGGGTGGGGTAGAGAGTCTGATTACCTATCCGACAACTCAGACTCATGCGGATATTCCAGCAGAAGTGCGCCATTCCTATGGCTTAACAGATGACCTCTTGCGTTTATCCATTGGGATTGAGGATGCTAGAGATTTGATTGCGGACTTGCGCCAAGCTTTGGAAGGATAA
- a CDS encoding MalY/PatB family protein, giving the protein MGKYDFTSLPNRFGHHTYKWKEAEADREVLPAWIADMDFVVLPEVRQAVQAYADQLVYGYTYASDALIESVQDWEASQHGYRFDKDALVFIEGVVPAISTAIQAFTKEGEAVLINTPVYPPFARSVKLNNRRLITNSLVEKDGLFEIDFDQLEKELVEEDVKLYILCNPHNPGGRVWEKEVLEKIGHLCQRHGVLLVSDEIHQDLALFGHKHQSFNTIDPAFKDFALILSSATKTFNIAGTKNSYAVIENPKLRVAFQKRQLANNQHEISGLGYLATEAAYRYGKDWLGELKEVIEDHINYVVDILGNETKIKVMKPQGTYLIWLDFSAYDLTDDRLQELLKNEAKVILNRGLDFGEEGTLHARLNVAMPKSVLEEVCQRIVTTFATL; this is encoded by the coding sequence ATGGGGAAATATGATTTTACAAGTCTGCCCAATCGTTTTGGGCACCATACCTATAAATGGAAAGAAGCAGAAGCTGACCGAGAAGTTCTACCAGCCTGGATAGCAGATATGGACTTTGTGGTTTTGCCTGAGGTTCGACAAGCTGTACAAGCCTACGCAGATCAGTTGGTCTATGGCTATACCTATGCTAGCGATGCTTTGATTGAGTCGGTTCAGGATTGGGAAGCCAGTCAACACGGCTATCGCTTTGACAAGGATGCCCTCGTCTTTATCGAGGGAGTGGTACCAGCCATCTCAACAGCCATTCAAGCCTTTACAAAAGAGGGAGAGGCTGTTCTGATTAACACACCGGTCTATCCTCCTTTTGCCCGCAGTGTCAAACTGAACAATCGCAGATTGATTACCAATTCTTTGGTGGAAAAGGATGGGCTGTTTGAGATTGACTTTGACCAGTTGGAGAAGGAATTGGTGGAAGAGGATGTGAAGCTTTATATCCTTTGCAATCCCCACAATCCTGGTGGACGTGTTTGGGAAAAGGAAGTGTTAGAAAAGATTGGTCATCTCTGCCAAAGACACGGTGTTTTGCTTGTTTCAGATGAGATTCACCAAGATTTGGCCCTCTTTGGTCACAAACACCAGTCTTTTAACACCATTGATCCTGCTTTTAAAGACTTCGCCCTTATCTTGAGCAGTGCCACTAAGACCTTTAATATTGCTGGGACCAAGAATTCCTATGCAGTTATTGAAAATCCCAAGCTTCGTGTGGCTTTCCAAAAACGCCAGTTGGCCAATAACCAGCATGAAATCTCAGGCTTGGGGTATTTGGCGACAGAAGCTGCCTACCGTTATGGTAAGGACTGGTTAGGAGAGTTAAAAGAAGTCATCGAGGACCACATTAACTATGTAGTGGATATTTTGGGCAACGAAACCAAGATTAAGGTCATGAAACCACAAGGTACCTACTTGATTTGGCTTGATTTTTCAGCCTATGACCTAACGGATGACCGCTTGCAAGAGCTTTTGAAGAATGAAGCCAAGGTTATCTTGAACCGAGGTTTGGACTTTGGAGAGGAGGGAACTCTTCATGCCCGCCTCAATGTGGCTATGCCGAAGTCAGTACTGGAAGAGGTTTGCCAACGCATCGTGACCACTTTTGCTACACTTTAA